In the genome of Massilibacillus massiliensis, one region contains:
- a CDS encoding TonB family protein, with product MYKREPWKKYFSASLGVHGIFVVLILLADLHFPMDKIVPASALSVEFVDSKDAGQSGGGGGDAGASFGENTVPIAAPQTSKSMPLQEKEFSMQNTNPLEGEQETLQEDVGQSAQFTEKQSTSNQRTAASGNTDTSASSGNGGENSSGNDGNSGTGSGSGEGIFDGGGFSANGDGTYTALSADGISYRILQDAEAAYPDEARSIGYSRKVSVQAKILVGLDGGVEQVEILNSAPNLGFRESAVRALRNMQFAPIYYKNHNIKMYFIKTIHFQPQ from the coding sequence ATGTATAAAAGAGAACCTTGGAAAAAATATTTTTCCGCATCGTTAGGCGTTCATGGTATCTTTGTTGTATTGATTCTTTTGGCTGATTTGCATTTTCCAATGGATAAAATAGTACCTGCCAGTGCATTAAGTGTAGAATTTGTTGACAGCAAGGATGCAGGGCAAAGCGGTGGTGGCGGAGGAGATGCAGGCGCAAGTTTTGGCGAAAATACAGTACCGATTGCAGCGCCGCAAACAAGTAAGAGTATGCCATTGCAAGAGAAAGAATTTTCTATGCAAAATACCAATCCTTTGGAGGGTGAACAGGAAACTCTGCAAGAGGATGTTGGGCAATCAGCGCAATTCACTGAAAAACAGTCAACTAGTAATCAACGCACAGCCGCGTCTGGAAATACGGATACAAGTGCGAGCAGTGGAAATGGCGGAGAAAATAGCAGTGGCAATGACGGCAATAGCGGTACCGGAAGCGGCAGTGGAGAGGGAATTTTTGATGGCGGAGGATTTTCTGCCAATGGAGATGGTACGTATACCGCATTAAGTGCGGATGGAATCTCTTACAGGATTCTTCAGGATGCCGAAGCTGCTTATCCGGATGAGGCTCGTTCTATTGGTTATAGTCGTAAAGTCAGTGTACAAGCTAAAATTTTGGTTGGCTTAGACGGCGGCGTGGAGCAGGTGGAAATATTGAATTCTGCACCTAATCTTGGTTTTAGAGAATCGGCAGTACGAGCTTTACGTAATATGCAGTTTGCACCGATTTATTATAAAAATCACAATATTAAGATGTATTTTATTAAAACGATTCATTTTCAACCGCAATAA
- a CDS encoding ABC transporter permease: MMKKINVWLPVLSVIFAIIIEVFLTNSSKHTITKQPYLLYFLIAIGLFYASIAIAAYFNGKMKSWAEESALFTAVAILSLNLLNIVTKKFALLPVIFFPSPDKILSVMFEDWEFLLTCLTSSGKLLFTGYIYGAVAGFITGIAVGFSKRAAYWVNPLIRTLGPIPATAWIPIVLISFPTTFSASSFLIALAVWFPTAVMTSSGILNVQNAYFEVSSTLGAGRLYQIFKVGVPAAMPHMFIGLFNGTCASFITLMTAEMLGVKNGIGWYINWQKDMMAYANVYAGLIIIAVTFSILITLLFKVRDYVLVWQKGVIKW; this comes from the coding sequence ATGATGAAAAAAATAAATGTCTGGTTGCCAGTTCTTTCGGTAATTTTTGCAATTATAATTGAAGTTTTCTTAACAAATTCCAGCAAGCATACGATTACGAAACAGCCATATTTATTGTATTTCCTGATTGCAATTGGTTTGTTCTATGCGTCAATTGCAATCGCAGCTTACTTTAATGGCAAAATGAAGAGTTGGGCTGAAGAGAGTGCGTTGTTTACGGCTGTTGCTATTTTAAGTTTAAATTTACTAAATATCGTTACGAAAAAATTTGCATTATTACCTGTGATTTTTTTCCCATCACCGGATAAAATTTTGAGTGTTATGTTTGAGGATTGGGAATTTTTACTGACATGCTTGACTTCTTCGGGGAAACTGCTGTTTACAGGGTACATTTATGGAGCGGTAGCCGGTTTTATTACAGGTATTGCAGTTGGTTTTAGTAAACGAGCGGCCTATTGGGTGAATCCGTTGATTCGAACGCTCGGTCCCATTCCAGCAACAGCATGGATTCCTATTGTATTGATTAGCTTTCCTACCACCTTTTCTGCCAGCAGTTTTTTGATTGCTCTTGCAGTATGGTTCCCGACTGCAGTCATGACCAGCAGCGGCATATTAAATGTACAGAATGCGTATTTCGAGGTTTCCAGCACGCTTGGGGCAGGAAGATTATATCAAATTTTTAAAGTTGGTGTTCCGGCAGCGATGCCGCATATGTTTATTGGCTTATTTAATGGGACTTGTGCTTCTTTTATTACATTGATGACGGCTGAAATGCTGGGCGTTAAAAATGGAATTGGCTGGTATATAAATTGGCAGAAGGATATGATGGCATACGCCAATGTATATGCGGGGCTTATTATCATCGCAGTCACCTTTTCGATTCTGATAACGCTATTGTTTAAAGTGCGTGATTATGTACTTGTTTGGCAGAAAGGAGTCATAAAATGGTAG
- a CDS encoding ABC transporter ATP-binding protein yields the protein MVGEIKVDRVVKRFTQQDGKVIIALSGVDLTIKAGEFVSFIGASGCGKSTLLRLIAGLNCADEGKLFIDGEEIVKPSYERGLVFQNPMLFPWLNVYHNVAFGLKARNVYKEKKAEVERFIDLVGLSAFHKSYPHQLSGGMAQRVSLARALVNHPKVLLLDEPLGALDAFTRMNMQDELIRIWKERQTTMIMVTHDVDEAIYLSDRIIVMTPRPAKVEKCIEVQLARPRDRSNPEFLNLRTAILKILDLAGNEKELDYYL from the coding sequence ATGGTAGGTGAAATCAAGGTTGATAGGGTTGTAAAACGATTTACGCAGCAAGATGGAAAGGTAATCATTGCACTAAGTGGAGTTGATCTTACCATTAAAGCCGGAGAATTTGTGTCATTTATTGGTGCATCAGGTTGTGGAAAATCAACATTGCTGCGGTTGATTGCGGGCTTGAATTGTGCGGATGAAGGAAAACTTTTTATCGATGGAGAGGAAATCGTTAAGCCATCTTATGAACGAGGTTTGGTATTTCAAAATCCGATGCTTTTTCCTTGGCTCAATGTATATCATAATGTTGCTTTTGGGTTAAAAGCGCGCAATGTATATAAAGAAAAGAAGGCAGAAGTGGAAAGATTCATTGATTTAGTGGGTTTGTCAGCATTTCATAAATCGTATCCGCATCAGCTGTCGGGCGGAATGGCACAACGTGTGTCATTAGCACGTGCATTGGTGAATCATCCTAAAGTATTGCTTTTAGATGAGCCGTTGGGCGCTTTAGATGCATTTACTCGTATGAATATGCAGGATGAGTTAATTCGTATCTGGAAAGAAAGACAGACTACGATGATTATGGTAACACACGATGTAGATGAAGCGATTTACCTCTCTGATCGTATTATTGTGATGACACCGCGCCCGGCAAAAGTTGAAAAGTGTATTGAAGTACAACTTGCAAGACCGAGAGATCGCAGTAATCCGGAGTTCTTAAATTTGCGTACCGCAATTTTGAAGATATTAGATTTGGCTGGAAATGAAAAAGAATTGGACTATTACTTATAA
- a CDS encoding ABC transporter substrate-binding protein, producing MKKRLVWISMMLIISLLMTACGGQQAATEKKEDLVLKVGYSGSLCEAPVHIALEKGFFEEEGLKVDLIKLAPGTAFEAVTAGQVDAGFGLLASLVQPLSNGLPIKVTTGLHTGCDKVLVSNGSNIKTLTDLKGKRIGVPSMNSSPIIFAKRALADAGVNVSQQNPEVEFVVFSPSELPLALERGAVDALAMNDPTASVAIKENSLITLVDSAVTKPYNEQYCCAAYVRDNIASDSPEIAAKYTRAMQKASAWIAKNQDETAKIQVEKKWVPGDPVFNASVLKTYNYVPSAQGAYDAFGITAKQLQQVGMIDKGVDTDALQKNSFLLLKDQGIQ from the coding sequence ATGAAAAAAAGATTGGTATGGATTTCTATGATGCTTATTATTTCATTACTGATGACAGCTTGCGGAGGTCAGCAAGCTGCGACCGAGAAAAAGGAAGATTTGGTCTTAAAAGTCGGTTATAGTGGCAGCTTATGCGAAGCACCGGTGCATATTGCTTTAGAAAAAGGCTTTTTTGAAGAGGAAGGTTTGAAGGTAGATTTAATAAAATTGGCACCAGGGACTGCTTTTGAAGCTGTAACAGCAGGACAGGTGGATGCAGGATTTGGTCTTTTGGCAAGCTTAGTCCAACCTTTGTCAAATGGTTTGCCGATCAAAGTTACGACCGGTTTGCATACCGGTTGTGATAAGGTATTGGTATCAAATGGTTCAAACATAAAAACGCTTACGGATTTGAAAGGAAAACGTATTGGTGTTCCTAGTATGAACAGCAGTCCAATTATTTTTGCCAAACGTGCGCTTGCTGATGCAGGTGTCAATGTTTCACAGCAAAATCCTGAAGTTGAATTTGTTGTGTTTAGTCCTTCGGAGTTACCACTGGCATTAGAAAGAGGAGCAGTAGATGCACTGGCGATGAATGATCCAACTGCATCGGTAGCCATAAAAGAAAATAGTCTGATTACTTTGGTTGATTCAGCAGTAACTAAACCGTACAATGAACAATATTGCTGTGCAGCTTATGTTCGTGATAATATTGCAAGTGATTCACCGGAAATTGCGGCTAAATATACGCGTGCTATGCAAAAGGCAAGTGCGTGGATCGCAAAGAATCAGGATGAAACTGCTAAAATTCAGGTTGAGAAAAAGTGGGTGCCGGGAGATCCTGTATTTAATGCATCCGTGTTAAAAACTTACAATTATGTTCCTTCAGCGCAGGGCGCTTATGATGCATTTGGCATAACAGCGAAACAATTACAGCAAGTAGGGATGATCGATAAAGGGGTTGATACAGATGCCTTGCAAAAAAACAGTTTTCTTCTATTAAAAGATCAAGGAATCCAATAA
- a CDS encoding DUF4418 family protein: MKLDKAFYWLAILTSGILLALPAIVPICPIEAKPMRCFFTFQSEFLFALLSFIIAISLFFTTESEAKRLSGSFLFFIGIIIFILPFSWSLGICGHNDSPCHLTAALTKGISIVLSVIGAWIAVRKNPVSDEA, translated from the coding sequence ATGAAGTTAGATAAAGCATTTTATTGGTTAGCAATTCTTACAAGTGGAATTTTACTTGCTTTGCCAGCTATTGTTCCTATCTGTCCGATCGAGGCAAAGCCAATGCGGTGCTTTTTTACATTTCAATCAGAATTTCTATTTGCTTTGCTTTCCTTTATCATAGCGATTAGTTTATTTTTTACTACGGAGAGTGAAGCAAAAAGGCTGAGCGGCAGTTTCTTATTCTTTATTGGTATTATAATTTTTATTTTGCCTTTTTCATGGAGTCTTGGTATTTGTGGACATAACGATAGTCCTTGTCACCTAACAGCTGCGTTGACTAAAGGGATAAGTATAGTTTTAAGTGTAATTGGTGCATGGATTGCTGTACGTAAGAATCCAGTTTCCGATGAGGCATAA
- a CDS encoding ABC transporter permease, protein MMHLILKSLWHRRVQNIALLCSIAVGICMVFSVALVQYGVSEGMEKAKQRLGADLLVVPDSATIEPGEILYGGSPQNIYMEKDIEQKIATIAGVKRVTAQFYSQTLDEECCNIGEPVRLVGFDPETDWLVQPWLKNIGKLQLENDEVIVGAKASGFSSQKIFILGKIFRVAAVMEPSGTGMDQSILMNIEEARALAGKSASLQEVFDVQGAPIDLLSAVLVETEADANVSSVRKQIEAIDNVHAFSAVETKQQIYGQIVILTGLLLAVAFLTMLVSLIQLFSRLYSLILERQSEFGLYLALGAVPKTILTIIITEAVLLCGIGSLAGLVLGYGLYVWLIDFIMVHQAFPFVYSNAATVVLLGAGIFGAWTLIGAIAALIPAYRSSHIEPNSVMVRGEYD, encoded by the coding sequence ATGATGCATTTAATCTTAAAATCTTTATGGCATCGACGTGTTCAAAATATCGCCTTATTATGTTCAATTGCCGTGGGAATCTGCATGGTTTTTTCTGTAGCTTTAGTGCAATATGGGGTGTCGGAAGGAATGGAGAAGGCAAAGCAGCGACTTGGTGCGGATCTCTTGGTTGTTCCTGACAGCGCAACGATAGAACCAGGTGAAATTTTGTATGGTGGATCACCGCAAAATATTTATATGGAAAAAGATATTGAACAAAAAATTGCAACAATTGCGGGCGTAAAGCGTGTTACAGCGCAGTTTTACTCGCAAACACTTGATGAAGAATGTTGTAATATTGGTGAACCAGTTCGTTTGGTTGGATTTGACCCGGAAACAGATTGGCTTGTACAGCCATGGCTTAAAAATATCGGGAAGCTTCAGCTGGAAAATGACGAAGTCATTGTTGGGGCAAAGGCGTCTGGCTTTTCATCACAAAAAATTTTCATTTTAGGAAAGATTTTTCGAGTTGCAGCAGTTATGGAACCAAGTGGTACTGGGATGGATCAATCTATTTTAATGAATATCGAGGAGGCGCGTGCTCTCGCTGGAAAATCTGCCAGTTTACAAGAAGTTTTTGATGTTCAAGGCGCACCAATTGATTTGCTTTCGGCGGTGTTGGTTGAAACAGAAGCAGATGCCAATGTTTCTTCTGTTCGTAAGCAGATAGAGGCAATTGATAATGTACACGCTTTTTCAGCAGTAGAAACAAAACAGCAGATCTATGGTCAGATTGTTATTCTTACCGGGCTTTTATTGGCAGTGGCCTTTTTAACAATGCTTGTTTCCCTAATTCAGCTATTTTCTCGATTATATTCTTTGATCTTAGAACGGCAGAGCGAATTTGGACTGTATTTAGCGTTGGGGGCTGTGCCTAAGACGATTTTGACGATTATTATAACAGAAGCGGTATTGTTGTGCGGAATCGGTTCGCTGGCTGGGCTAGTGCTTGGTTATGGTTTATATGTCTGGTTGATTGATTTCATTATGGTACATCAGGCCTTTCCTTTCGTCTATTCCAATGCTGCTACGGTAGTGCTACTGGGGGCTGGTATTTTTGGTGCGTGGACATTGATTGGCGCAATTGCCGCATTAATTCCTGCCTATCGCAGCAGTCATATTGAACCAAATTCCGTTATGGTACGTGGAGAATACGATTGA
- a CDS encoding ABC transporter ATP-binding protein, translating to MAILKIESVKKYYEKEIILAGCNLEVKEGELVSIVGQSGSGKTTMLSLMGLLQNPTDGQVVIDGVNTVGLNTEAKAKLRSTYIGFVFQRARLVGALTAIENVLLPAWLLSHKNSLEKRAKDLLIKLGLQNRLDFLPEKLSIGQMRRVALARALLLNPKIILADEPTNDLDSDTANLVFEHLKMARDNGAAVVLVTHDQNYACRAERLVELKEGRLYEQKK from the coding sequence GTGGCGATATTGAAGATAGAAAGTGTAAAAAAATATTATGAGAAAGAAATTATCTTAGCAGGGTGTAATTTAGAAGTTAAAGAAGGCGAACTGGTATCTATCGTTGGGCAATCTGGAAGCGGAAAGACAACAATGCTTTCCCTTATGGGGTTATTACAAAATCCTACGGATGGGCAAGTCGTAATTGATGGCGTAAATACGGTGGGATTGAATACAGAGGCGAAAGCTAAACTTCGCAGTACATATATTGGTTTTGTTTTTCAGCGAGCTAGGTTGGTAGGCGCTCTTACAGCCATTGAAAACGTTCTTTTACCTGCATGGCTCTTATCGCACAAAAATTCATTGGAAAAACGAGCAAAAGACTTGCTTATAAAACTTGGCTTACAGAACCGTCTTGATTTTTTGCCAGAAAAATTAAGTATTGGTCAAATGCGGCGAGTTGCGCTGGCACGAGCACTTTTGTTAAATCCTAAAATTATTTTGGCGGATGAACCCACCAATGATTTGGATTCTGATACTGCAAATCTTGTTTTTGAGCATTTAAAAATGGCCAGAGATAACGGTGCCGCAGTGGTTTTAGTAACACACGACCAAAACTATGCTTGTCGTGCGGAGCGTTTGGTTGAGTTAAAAGAGGGGAGATTGTATGAACAAAAGAAATAA
- the pdxR gene encoding MocR-like pyridoxine biosynthesis transcription factor PdxR yields MILLDPRSKTPLYRQLYQQLRMKILCGEISPKTKLISSRQRSVELHVSRNTVDTAYQQLLAEGYVVGKARSGYYVEPVMHQVNADAALSEEEPPVMCSGTEKNTLYNFMYGSLPVDTFPFSKWQRLTNLCLREHEAEMLRYGSSMGEFGLRREIVKYLRAYRDVNCTVDQILITSGTKQCISIACQLLQSFTADIAIEDPGFQGAYFAFKAHGFGVTPVSINHHGIDVKALDASSAKAVYITPSHQFPTGTIMSITRRLALIEWADKKDAYIIEDDYSSYLRYNVKPISSLQGLAPDRVVYVGSFSKVLLPSLRVAYMVLPKKLAEKLQQQSEYNVCPVPFLMQKPLEIFLKEGYFESHVRKMTQHLKKKHDRLVAVLHETFGDRITISGMNAGLHILLQVHCVLSSEALIQRACEAGIAISENHKLWIEFTPRSDPYVLLGFGAIALDDIAPAVELLKKVWFKCNAV; encoded by the coding sequence ATGATTTTATTAGATCCCCGGAGTAAGACGCCACTTTATAGGCAGCTATATCAACAATTGCGTATGAAAATTCTATGTGGTGAAATTTCTCCTAAGACAAAGCTTATTTCAAGCAGGCAGCGATCTGTGGAACTTCATGTGAGTCGAAATACTGTAGATACAGCGTACCAACAGCTTTTGGCGGAAGGCTATGTTGTCGGTAAAGCAAGAAGCGGTTATTATGTTGAGCCAGTGATGCATCAGGTAAATGCAGATGCTGCGCTAAGTGAGGAAGAGCCTCCAGTGATGTGCAGCGGAACGGAGAAGAACACCCTATATAATTTTATGTATGGGAGTCTTCCTGTTGATACGTTTCCTTTTTCAAAATGGCAGCGTTTGACGAATCTATGTCTTCGTGAACATGAGGCTGAAATGCTGCGTTATGGCTCGAGTATGGGAGAATTCGGACTTCGTAGAGAAATTGTAAAATATCTACGTGCATATCGTGATGTAAATTGTACAGTGGATCAGATTTTAATTACTTCGGGAACAAAACAATGTATCAGCATCGCTTGTCAGCTGCTGCAATCTTTTACTGCGGATATAGCGATCGAAGATCCTGGTTTTCAGGGTGCTTACTTTGCATTCAAAGCACATGGATTTGGTGTAACTCCTGTGTCTATAAATCATCACGGTATCGATGTAAAAGCATTAGATGCTTCTTCGGCGAAGGCTGTGTATATAACACCTTCGCATCAGTTTCCTACAGGCACGATTATGTCGATTACAAGACGGCTGGCTTTGATTGAATGGGCTGATAAAAAGGATGCATATATTATTGAAGATGATTATAGCAGTTATTTGCGGTACAATGTCAAACCGATTTCTTCTTTGCAGGGCTTGGCACCTGATCGGGTAGTTTATGTGGGAAGTTTTTCAAAGGTTCTTTTGCCTTCACTGCGTGTTGCGTATATGGTACTTCCTAAAAAATTGGCAGAAAAGTTGCAGCAACAGTCAGAATATAATGTGTGTCCTGTTCCTTTTCTCATGCAAAAACCACTGGAAATTTTCTTGAAAGAAGGATATTTTGAAAGTCATGTACGGAAAATGACACAGCATCTTAAGAAAAAACATGATAGACTTGTCGCTGTTCTTCATGAAACATTTGGCGATCGAATTACGATTTCTGGGATGAATGCAGGACTACATATTTTATTGCAAGTTCATTGTGTGCTTTCTTCGGAAGCATTGATTCAACGGGCATGTGAGGCAGGTATTGCCATTTCTGAAAACCATAAATTATGGATTGAATTTACACCGCGTTCTGATCCTTATGTATTGTTAGGATTTGGTGCAATTGCACTCGATGATATTGCCCCAGCGGTTGAGCTTCTTAAAAAAGTTTGGTTTAAATGTAATGCAGTTTAA
- a CDS encoding DJ-1/PfpI family protein has translation MNTTTIKIGILLFKDACPMDFVGPYEAFSVLNYADSPRCEIFTVSEVKGDIHTFDLTIKANYDFTDCPQADIIIIPGGKTPQILDNAAIIQWLQAQSKKTELLFSVCNGALLLAKAGLLKGLPATTHHKFYAALLEVDSTIQLQKKARFIDNGSIVTSAGISAGIDAALYIIDKKLGKEAYLHSCEILEYGDA, from the coding sequence ATGAACACAACAACAATTAAAATAGGCATATTATTATTTAAAGATGCATGTCCAATGGATTTTGTCGGTCCATATGAAGCATTTTCGGTTTTAAATTACGCTGATTCACCTCGTTGTGAAATTTTCACTGTTAGTGAAGTCAAAGGAGACATTCATACCTTTGACTTAACAATTAAAGCAAACTACGACTTTACCGATTGTCCACAGGCAGATATCATCATCATCCCGGGCGGTAAAACGCCACAAATATTAGACAACGCTGCTATCATTCAGTGGCTGCAAGCACAAAGCAAAAAAACAGAGCTTCTCTTCTCTGTTTGCAACGGTGCATTGTTATTAGCTAAGGCAGGCTTACTAAAAGGATTACCTGCCACTACACACCATAAATTTTATGCTGCACTCCTTGAGGTTGATTCTACGATTCAACTGCAAAAAAAAGCACGCTTTATTGATAATGGCAGCATTGTAACCTCTGCCGGAATCTCTGCCGGAATTGATGCAGCATTATATATTATTGATAAAAAGCTTGGAAAAGAAGCCTACCTCCACTCATGTGAGATATTAGAGTATGGCGATGCATGA